Proteins co-encoded in one Salvelinus sp. IW2-2015 linkage group LG17, ASM291031v2, whole genome shotgun sequence genomic window:
- the renbp gene encoding N-acylglucosamine 2-epimerase → MSVEKLQLYREQMRTELDKVVDFWQKYSHDTQYGGFFTCIGKDGKIYDELKYVWLQGRQVWMYCRLYRTMERFNKPEILEAAKSGGAFLRRFARIPSSGSPWKCAFCLTRDGKALKVQRTIFSECFYVMAMDELARVTGDKDMQAEAAQMMDQLVHWVRVDPSGLGKPQLSGDTPVCSMAVPMMLLCLVQQLTEARSGEEVDKYREVGGWCVKQILQHLQRGGTAILESVSSEGKELPGCEGRLQNPGHALEAGWFLLQYGLENGDQELQRTAVEKFMEIPFLTGWDKEHGGLLYFLDVDGYCPTQLEWSMKLWWPHCEALIAYLMAYSHTKEPALLERFSQVYDYSFSHFSDAENGEWFGYLTQQGKVALDFKGGPFKGFFHVPRCLYMCEKILDSILNKQES, encoded by the exons ATGTCTGTCGAGAAGTTGCAGCTGTATCGAGAGCAGATGCGCACAGAGCTGGACAAAGTGGTGGATTTCTGGCAGAAATACTCTCATGACACACAATATGG TGGATTTTTCACTTGTATAGGGAAAGATGGAAAAATCTACGATGAGCTGAAATATGTCTGGTTGCAGGGGAGACAG GTGTGGATGTATTGCCGCCTATACAGGACAATGGAGCGCTTCAACAAGCCTGAGATCCTGGAAGCCGCCAAATCTG GAGGTGCATTCTTGCGACGCTTCGCTCGCATTCCCAGTAGTGGCAGCCCATGGAAGTGTGCCTTTTGTTTGACCAGGGACGGTAAAGCCCTGAAAGTGCAGAGGACCATCTTCAGCGAGTGTTTCTATGTCATGGCCATGGATGAGCTGGCTAGGGTCACAGGAGACAAAGACATGCAG GCGGAAGCAGCACAAATGATGGACCAGCTGGTCCACTGGGTCAGGGTGGACCCATCAGGCCTGGGCAAGCCCCAGCTTTCTGGAGACACCCCGGTCTGCAGCATGGCTGTCCCCATGATGCTGCTGTGTCTGGTGCAGCAGCTCACAGAGGCCCGCAGCGGGGAGGAGGTAGACAAGTACAGGGAGGTTGGAGGCTGGTGCGTAAAGCAGATCCTTCAACACCTTCAG AGAGGTGGTACGGCTATTTTGGAAAGTGTCTCATCAGAAGGAAAGGAACTTCCTGGTTGCGAGGGGCGACTGCAGAACCCAG GCCATGCACTGGAAGCAGGCTGGTTCCTGCTTCAGTACGGTTTGGAAAATGGGGACCAGGAGCTCCAAAGGACAGCAGTGGARAAGTTCATGGAGATCCCCTTTCTGACAGGCTGGGACAAGGAGCACGGAGGGCTCCTCTACTTCCTGGATGTGGACGGTTACTGCCCCACACAG TTGGAGTGGAGTATGAAACTATGGTGGCCGCACTGTGAGGCTCTCATCGCATACCTGATGGCCTACAGCCATACCAAAGAGCCAGCCCTGCTGGAGCGATTCTCTCAAGTGTACGACTACAGCTTCAGCCAT TTTTCTGATGCGGAGAATGGCGAGTGGTTTGGATATTTGACCCAGCAAGGGAAAGTGGCACTGGATTTTAAAGGAGGGCCTTTCAAAG GTTTCTTCCACGTGCCTCGGTGCCTTTATATGTGCGAGAAAATCCTGGACTCTATACTGAACAAACAAGAATCCTGA